From the Mycobacterium sp. 155 genome, the window CGTTGTCGCCGAGAAGGTCACCAACGCCAAGCCGGGTGTGGGGCTCAACGCCGCCACCGGCGAGTACGAGGACCTGCTCAAGGCCGGCGTTGCCGACCCGGTGAAGGTCACCCGCTCGGCGCTGCAGAACGCGGCGTCCATCGCGGCGCTGTTCCTCACCACCGAGGCCGTCGTCGCCGACAAGCCGGAGAAGGCCGCCGCACCTGCGGGCGACCCGACCGGTGGCATGGGCGGTATGGACTTCTAAGTCCTGCTCTTTTACGGGAAAGCCCGGCTCCTTTTGGGAGCCGGGCTTTTTCGATTCTGCAGCGCTACGCGGCGTTCTTGTCGTCGCTGGTATCGGTCTTTGGCTTGGCGGTCTTCGAAGTGCCGGGGTGGGGGAGTGATTTGGCGGCATCTCGCAGTGACGGCATCTTCGGCAGGCCCGAAGACCGTTGTGATGCAGACAGTTTCGGTGGCTTCAGGGTCTTCTTGAGGTCGGTTCGAACGCCGGTCTTGACGTCGGTGGCAGCCGGCGCCTCGGATGCGGTCGCGGCGGGTTTCGTCAGCGAGGGCAGTGCCAGCGGGATCAACCGCGCCGGCTTCTCGGAAGGCGTTGAATTGATCTGTGCGGCAGTAGCATTCGTGGGTGCTTGGACCTGAGTCGGTTCGGTGGCGATCCCGGTGTGTACGGCCGGCGGTGGGTCCTGGAAGTTGTTGACACCCTGCTGGGCCGCGCCCGGCAGAGCCTGGGCGGCCTCGATGACCTTTTGTGGCGGCGTGATGAAACTGAACTGCGTCGCAGTGGCGGGGCTGGTGGTGCGGTCGTAACCCATGTCGACGACCGTCCGCACGACGGGCTCGACGGCGTCGATGCCACCCTGCGACACGCCCAGCACGTCAGCGGCTTGGCGCAGGGGCATCAGCAGCGGCAGGTGATCGGTGTGGATCACATAGTAGGTGGTGGTAGCCTCGCCGTCCTGGTTGACGACGGTCTTGGTGGAGCCATCCGAGTAGTGGTAAGTCGTTGTGTCGCCGTTCGTTTCAATGCTCACTGCGTTGGCGTCGGAATACTGGCTCATGTCGATGTTGTCGTAGTTGGCGTCAGGATGCACATACACCACCGCCGCCGCTGCGTTCGCCAGTGACAACGGGTTGAAGTACGCCGGGAAGTCGCCGTAGGGGTCGTACTCCCGAGTGATGTCGGTGGTCGTGAACTGATCCGGGCCCACCGCGCCGGTGGACTGGATGTCCGCCAAAGGCACGTAGAGCCAAGGGAATCGGGCGAAGATGCCCCCGTTGGGCTTGTTGGCGTTGGCGATGAGGACGAACTCGAGGTTCGCCGGCGCATTGTCAGGGTCCGTGTTGAGCTCCTGCCGCTGCTTGTTGGCCACTACGGCACCGAGGGAATAACCGACGACGACAATGTGATCGTCAGGGGTGTTGGGCGAGCCCGAATTCGCGATTGCCGCGCCGAGTTGGCCGTTACCGTCATTCACCGACTGCGCAAAGGTCGGTGCCGTGAGTCCGCTGACCGGCCAGATCGATGCCAAATACTCGACACCGTTCGCGTCGCTGTACTGCCCGTCGAGCTTGTTCTTGATGTTGCTGCTGGACGGGTCGTCGTTGCCGCCCACCCCGATCACATAGTTCGCCAAAGTCGCGGCGATGGTCGGGCTGTTCAGCGCGACCGGGGTGATGAGTACACAGCTGGCGGCGACCGCCGCAGTACCCGCGACAGACCGACGAGCTGACCGCTCGTTACGCGCATGACGACCAGACATACAGACCCTCCCGCATATGCCCGCCGCGCCGAGGGCAAAGCCATGACGCGTTGGTGATGAGACAGTAACGGCCGACTCACCCCGCTGCAATGCGATTCGGGCAAACTCGTAGCGGGAGGTATTTCCGTGGTCAACTAGATGGGGTGCCGCGAGATATGGCTAACTCGGGGCGCAGATCTCCGGAGATCGGAACTACTCAGCTTTTTTCGAGCGGCACGCAGTCGTGCAGGCAGCCGCTGGGAGCCGAGGGTGCTTCGGGTTCTGCTTTGCGGTGCAGCACCGCGCGGTTGGGAACAACGCGCACGTCGTCGCCGCTCAGTTCACCGGTGCCGTCGACGATCAGGGAGTAACCACCGGGCTCGCGGGGTGGCCAGATCACCGTGACAGCCGCGTGTTCGGCCAGATTGGCGCGGGTGTGGCGGCCGGCAGCGCCGACCTGGATGACGCTGTCGACCAGCACGGGGTCGACGGCCACGGTATGTGCCCGGAAGTCCTCGCCGACGGTGATCAGATAGGCGAACGTGAAGTCGGCCATCGCCTCGGCCAGTTGATCCAGATCCACCTTCACAGTCATGACGCGGCCACCGATATCCCGTCGTTGCTCATCCAACCAACGTACGACGATCGTCGGCGCAGGGGTCAAGGGGGCGCGCCGGGTAGCGTCGCTGTCATGACCTCTGCCGAATCCGATGCCGTCCGCGAACTGTTGCGCGATGCCTTCTCCCGGCTGATCGAGCACGTCGACGATCTCACCGATGGGCTCAGCGACGAAGCCGCGACCTATCGCCCGACGCCGCAGGCGAACAGCATCGCCTGGCTGATCTGGCACAGTGCCCGCGGCCAGGATCTGCAGCTGTGCGACATCGCGGGGTTCGAACAGGTGTGGTTCCGCGACGGGTGGGTGGATCGTTTCGGTCTCGACTTGCAGCGCGACGACATGGGCTACGGCCACAGCGCCGCCGACGTCGCGAAGGTGCGCGCCCCCGCACACCTGCTGGCCGGCTACTACCGGGCCGTGCACAAGGTGACGCTGGAGTACATCGCCACCGTCACGCCCGTCGAACTGAGCCGCATCGTCGATACCCGCTGGAATCCGCCGGTGACTGCGAGCGTGCGGTTGGTCAGCATCGTCGATGACTGCGCACAGCACCTGGGTCAGGCCGCGTATCTGCGCGGCATGACCGGGTGATCGCCCGGTGGTGGCCGCCGATCGGGCTGGCGGTCATGCTGTTGCTGGGCTGGGCCATTGGCCAGGGGCCGACCGGGATCGACACCTGGTTCCAGCGGCTGGGCTGGGAGATGGGGCGGTACCGCAACGTGTTTCTGCTGTTCACGTATCCGCCGGCGGTGGCGCTGGTCTTAGTGGGCGTGATCGCGGTGACGTTGCGCCGAAGACAGTGGCGGCTGGCGATCGCGATGCTGCTCAGCCCGCCGCTGGCCATCGTTGCCGTACAGCTGTGTAAGCGGATGTTCGGCCGCGAGAAGGGCGGTTCGTTGTGCTATCCGAGCGGCCACACCACATTCGCGGTGGTGGTGTTCGGCCTGCTGGTGGTCGCGGCGGGTGTCGCGGTGTGGGCGGTGGTCGTCGCGGCTTCCTTGGCTGTGCTGGCCATGTTCGGCCAGGCCATCACGTATCACTACTTCACCGACACCGTCGGCGCGATGCTGTTCTCGACGTCGGTGGTGTGCCTGGTGGCCTTGGTGGCCCGGCGTGATCGGCAGACCGCGTCAGCAGTTAGCTGAGAGCGCGGCCCGGGGCGCAGGCTCGATGAGCCGAACCCGCACTTGACAGGTGTCAACCCTGCTGCGACGTGGGTCACAAATGATGGTTAACATTGCCCCATGACCGCGACGCCTCATGTCGATCGGCCGGCTCCGTTCACTGGATTCGGCACCATCCACAGCCCCGCGACCGGTGCGGTCGCCGGCCGGGTGCGCTGGACCGATGCGGTCGACGTGCCGCGGATCACCGCCGGGCTGCGCGAGGCGCAGCGCGAGTGGGAGGCCCGCGGCGCCAAGGGGCGTGCCAAGGTACTGGCTCGCTACGCCGTGTGGCTGGGGGAGCACCGCGACGAGATCGAGAAGCTGCTGATCGCCGAGACCGGCAAGTCGGCGGTCGACGCGGCTCAAGAGGTGCCGCTGCTGATCGTGATCCTGTCGTACTACATCAAGACGGTCGAGAAGGCCATGGCGCCTGACGTCCGTCCGGCACCCTTACTGTTCTTGTCGGTCAAGAAGATTACCGTCCACTACCGGCCCCGCCCTGTGGTCGGCATCATCGCGCCGTGGAACTACCCTGTCGCCAACGCGATGATGGACGCGATCGGTGCCCTGGCCGCCGGATGCGCTGTGCTGCTCAAGCCGTCTGAGCGCACCCCGCTTACCGCCGAGGTGCTGCTGCGCGGCTGGCTGGATTCCGGCGCCCCCGAGGTGCTGGCGCTGGCCCAGGGTGCCCGTGAGGTGTCCGAGGCCGTCATCGACAACTCCGACTACATCCAGTTCACCGGCTCTAGCGCCACCGGCGCCAAGGTGATGGAGCGCGCCGCCCGTCGGCTCACCCCCGTAAGCCTCGAACTCGGCGGCAAAGATCCGATGATCGTGCTGGAGGACGCCGACATCCAACTCGCGGCCAACGCCGCGGTGTGGGGCGGAATGTTCAACGCCGGCCAGACCTGTGTGTCCGTCGAGCGGGTCTACGTGCTCGAGCCAATCTACGACCAGTTCGTGGCCGCCGTAGTGCGTGCCGTGGAGAAACTCAAGATGGGCTCCGGCGAGGGCTACCACTTCGGCTCGCAGATCGACGACAGCCAGGTCGCGATCACCGATCGGCACGTCAGCCAGGCCGTCGCAGCGGGCGCCAAGGCGCTGACCGGCGGCAAGCGGCGGGATGGGGAAGGTAGCTTCTATCCGCCGACGGTGCTGGTCGACGTCGACCACTCGATGTCGTGCATGACCGAGGAGACCTTCGGCCCGACCCTGCCGATCATGAGGGTGAGCTCCGTCGAGGAAGCCGTGCGGCTGGCCAACGACAGCCAGTACGGGCTGAGCGCCTCGGTGTTCTCCCAGGACATCGACCGGGCGAAAGCAATTGCCCTGCAATTGGATTGCGGCGCGGTCAACATCAATGACGTGATCTCCAACCTGATGTGCACCACCGCCCCGATGGGCGGCTGGAAGACCTCCGGTATCGGCGCCCGGTTCGGCGGTGTCGATGGCGTGCGCAAGTTCTGCAAACAGGAGACCGTCGTGGTGCCCCGCACGAGAAAGGTCGCGGGCGGCAGCTACTACAACAACTCCCACAAGGCGCTGGCCCGGATGAACAAACTGGTGACCTGGCTGGCGCTCGCGCGCCCCCGGCGAGTCGCCAAGTAATCCGAACGCGACGCCACCTGGCGTTCATCCCGCAGTCACCTGTCTGTACGACGAGCTGGCTACTTTCGGCGGGTGACCACTCTGGATAACTCTGTTGTTGAAGGCTATGCCGTCCGCGACGACGATGACGACGACCCCGAGCTGCTGCTTCTGCCCAGCGGCGAGGTGGTCGACACGTGGCGCGAGGGCTACCCGTACGACGAGCGGATGAAGCGGGCCGACTACGAGGAGCAGAAGCGGCTGCTGCAGATCGAGTTGCTCAAGCTGCAGAAGTGGAGCCAGGGCAACGGGCTTCGGCACGTCATCGTGTTCGAGGGCCGGGACGCCGCGGGCAAGGGTGGCACTATCAAGCGGTTCATGGAGCACCTCAACCCGCGCGGTGCCCGGGTCGTCGCGCTGGAGAAGCCGACCGAGAAGGAACGCACGCAGTGGTACTTCCAGCGCTACGTCAACCACTTGCCGGCCGCCGGTGAGATCGTGCTGTTCGACCGGTCCTGGTACAACAGGGCCGGCGTCGAGCGGGTGATGGACTACTGCACGCCCAAACAGCACGCCGAATTCATCCGGCAGGCACCGCTGTTCGAGCAGATGCTCGTCAACGACGGCATCAGCCTGACCAAACTGTGGTTCTCGGTGACCCAGTCCGAGCAGCGCACCCGGTTCACGATCCGTCAGGTGGATCCGGTGCGGCAGTGGAAGCTCTCACCTACCGACCTTGCATCGCTGGACAAGTGGGAGGACTACACCGCGGCCAAAGAGGACATGTTCGCCTGGACGGACACCGAGATCGCGCCGTGGACCGTGGTGAAGAGCAACGACAAGAAGCGCGCCCGCATCAACGCGATGCGCTACGTGCTGGGTAAGTTCAACTACGACAACAAGGACCATGAGGTGGTCGGCCAGGCCGATCCGCTGATCGTGGGGCGTGCGCTCTCGGATTGATTTTGGACCCGACCCAGGCCGTCCCCAACCAGAAGAGGAGG encodes:
- a CDS encoding PE-PPE domain-containing protein; protein product: MSGRHARNERSARRSVAGTAAVAASCVLITPVALNSPTIAATLANYVIGVGGNDDPSSSNIKNKLDGQYSDANGVEYLASIWPVSGLTAPTFAQSVNDGNGQLGAAIANSGSPNTPDDHIVVVGYSLGAVVANKQRQELNTDPDNAPANLEFVLIANANKPNGGIFARFPWLYVPLADIQSTGAVGPDQFTTTDITREYDPYGDFPAYFNPLSLANAAAAVVYVHPDANYDNIDMSQYSDANAVSIETNGDTTTYHYSDGSTKTVVNQDGEATTTYYVIHTDHLPLLMPLRQAADVLGVSQGGIDAVEPVVRTVVDMGYDRTTSPATATQFSFITPPQKVIEAAQALPGAAQQGVNNFQDPPPAVHTGIATEPTQVQAPTNATAAQINSTPSEKPARLIPLALPSLTKPAATASEAPAATDVKTGVRTDLKKTLKPPKLSASQRSSGLPKMPSLRDAAKSLPHPGTSKTAKPKTDTSDDKNAA
- the ppk2 gene encoding polyphosphate kinase 2, whose translation is MTTLDNSVVEGYAVRDDDDDDPELLLLPSGEVVDTWREGYPYDERMKRADYEEQKRLLQIELLKLQKWSQGNGLRHVIVFEGRDAAGKGGTIKRFMEHLNPRGARVVALEKPTEKERTQWYFQRYVNHLPAAGEIVLFDRSWYNRAGVERVMDYCTPKQHAEFIRQAPLFEQMLVNDGISLTKLWFSVTQSEQRTRFTIRQVDPVRQWKLSPTDLASLDKWEDYTAAKEDMFAWTDTEIAPWTVVKSNDKKRARINAMRYVLGKFNYDNKDHEVVGQADPLIVGRALSD
- a CDS encoding aldehyde dehydrogenase family protein yields the protein MTATPHVDRPAPFTGFGTIHSPATGAVAGRVRWTDAVDVPRITAGLREAQREWEARGAKGRAKVLARYAVWLGEHRDEIEKLLIAETGKSAVDAAQEVPLLIVILSYYIKTVEKAMAPDVRPAPLLFLSVKKITVHYRPRPVVGIIAPWNYPVANAMMDAIGALAAGCAVLLKPSERTPLTAEVLLRGWLDSGAPEVLALAQGAREVSEAVIDNSDYIQFTGSSATGAKVMERAARRLTPVSLELGGKDPMIVLEDADIQLAANAAVWGGMFNAGQTCVSVERVYVLEPIYDQFVAAVVRAVEKLKMGSGEGYHFGSQIDDSQVAITDRHVSQAVAAGAKALTGGKRRDGEGSFYPPTVLVDVDHSMSCMTEETFGPTLPIMRVSSVEEAVRLANDSQYGLSASVFSQDIDRAKAIALQLDCGAVNINDVISNLMCTTAPMGGWKTSGIGARFGGVDGVRKFCKQETVVVPRTRKVAGGSYYNNSHKALARMNKLVTWLALARPRRVAK
- a CDS encoding mycothiol transferase — its product is MTSAESDAVRELLRDAFSRLIEHVDDLTDGLSDEAATYRPTPQANSIAWLIWHSARGQDLQLCDIAGFEQVWFRDGWVDRFGLDLQRDDMGYGHSAADVAKVRAPAHLLAGYYRAVHKVTLEYIATVTPVELSRIVDTRWNPPVTASVRLVSIVDDCAQHLGQAAYLRGMTG